In Microbacterium cremeum, a genomic segment contains:
- a CDS encoding RNA polymerase sigma factor produces the protein MTSDADAEITRLHRDEWTRVVAGLARRFGDLDIAEESAAEAFAVAIERWPADGVPPNPGAWLTTTAHRKAIDRLRREARRDQLQQEAFMLSEEPPAEPVGAIEDDQLRLVFTCCHPALSIQARVALTLRIVGGLTVAEIAHAFLVQETTMGQRISRAKAKIRAARIPYRVPERDDLPARVDGALAVLYLIFNEGYLASGPDSDPVRRDLTGEAIRLTRLVRDLLAPRSGEHDEATGLLALMLLTEARAGTRVSSDGELVRLDEQDRARWDRALLDEGLALVAEGEDALDTPRSSALDPAAVAHGTASIGRYGILARINAVHARATRARDTDWSHIVALYGLLEHIDPSPIVTLNKAIAMSEFDSPEVGLAVVERLGAALDGHHAFHATRAELLQRVGRRAEARAAYERAIDLAGNTAEVAHLARRRDRLAAPGSSAEGRGASSSSVPNHHPQGGTS, from the coding sequence ATGACGTCCGACGCCGACGCGGAGATCACCCGCCTGCACCGCGACGAGTGGACCCGGGTGGTGGCCGGTCTCGCCCGCCGCTTCGGCGACCTCGACATCGCCGAGGAGTCGGCGGCCGAGGCGTTCGCGGTCGCGATCGAGCGGTGGCCGGCCGACGGCGTCCCCCCGAACCCGGGCGCGTGGCTCACGACGACCGCGCACCGCAAGGCGATCGACCGGCTGCGGCGCGAGGCGCGGCGGGACCAGTTGCAGCAGGAGGCGTTCATGCTGAGCGAGGAACCGCCGGCCGAGCCGGTCGGCGCGATCGAGGACGATCAGCTGCGGCTGGTCTTCACGTGCTGCCATCCCGCGTTGTCGATCCAGGCGCGCGTGGCTCTCACGCTGCGCATCGTCGGCGGCCTCACCGTGGCCGAGATCGCCCACGCGTTCCTCGTGCAGGAGACCACGATGGGCCAGCGGATCAGCCGTGCGAAGGCGAAGATCCGGGCGGCACGCATCCCGTACCGCGTTCCCGAGCGCGACGACCTGCCCGCGCGCGTCGACGGCGCGCTCGCGGTGCTGTACCTGATCTTCAACGAGGGATACCTGGCCTCGGGTCCCGACTCGGATCCGGTCCGGCGCGATCTCACCGGCGAGGCCATCCGGCTGACGCGCCTCGTGCGCGACCTGCTGGCGCCGCGATCCGGCGAGCACGACGAGGCCACGGGGCTGCTGGCGCTCATGCTGCTGACCGAGGCGCGCGCCGGGACGCGGGTCTCGAGCGACGGCGAGCTGGTGCGACTCGACGAGCAGGATCGCGCGAGGTGGGACCGCGCGCTCCTCGACGAGGGCCTCGCGCTGGTGGCCGAGGGGGAGGATGCTCTCGATACGCCTCGTTCCTCGGCGCTCGATCCGGCGGCCGTCGCCCACGGCACCGCCAGCATCGGCCGCTACGGCATCCTGGCCCGGATCAACGCGGTCCATGCGCGCGCCACTCGTGCGCGGGACACCGACTGGTCGCACATCGTGGCGCTGTACGGGCTGCTCGAGCACATCGATCCGAGCCCGATCGTGACCCTCAACAAGGCCATCGCGATGTCGGAGTTCGACTCGCCCGAGGTGGGCCTCGCCGTCGTCGAACGACTCGGCGCCGCCCTCGACGGCCACCACGCCTTCCATGCGACGCGGGCCGAGCTGCTGCAGCGCGTGGGCCGCCGAGCCGAGGCTCGCGCGGCGTACGAGCGGGCGATCGACCTGGCGGGCAACACCGCCGAGGTCGCCCACCTGGCTCGCCGCCGAGACCGGCTCGCGGCCCCCGGCTCGAGCGCCGAGGGACGAGGCGCATCGAGTTCATCCGTCCCGAACCATCACCCACAAGGAGGAACATCGTGA
- a CDS encoding YciI family protein translates to MTQQYLVIHMTDSSGSPLAQEEDRRMLESWAKEGEESGRLGTGAPVAGAEHAKSVVVRDGSTLITDGPFPEFKEWFAGYDLVEADSIDEAAAYMAKHPTAVLGRVLILPLVSLPWEQDA, encoded by the coding sequence GTGACCCAGCAGTACCTCGTGATCCACATGACCGACTCGTCCGGCTCGCCGCTGGCGCAGGAGGAAGACCGGCGGATGCTGGAGTCCTGGGCGAAGGAGGGCGAGGAGTCCGGCCGGCTCGGCACCGGCGCACCGGTCGCGGGCGCCGAGCACGCGAAGTCCGTCGTCGTCCGCGACGGCAGCACGCTGATCACGGACGGACCCTTCCCCGAGTTCAAGGAATGGTTCGCCGGCTACGACCTCGTCGAGGCGGACTCGATCGACGAGGCCGCAGCCTACATGGCGAAGCACCCGACCGCGGTGCTCGGCCGGGTGCTGATCCTGCCGCTCGTCAGCCTCCCGTGGGAGCAGGACGCCTGA